The sequence GCGGGCGGACGGCATCAACGTGGAGTACATGTACGCCTTCTCGACCGTCCGCAGCCGGCAGGCCGCGCTCGTCTTCCGGTTCGAGGACAACGCCGCCGCTGTGGCAGCGCTCCAGAAGGCCGGCATCAACGTCATGAGCCGCGTGGCCGTTCTGGGTCAGTGACCCGAGCGCGTCAGCGGCAGTCCGGCCGACAGCGCGATGCCGGCCCTGCCCCCGGCGGTGGCCTGGAGGTAGAGGACATGCGGCATCGTCTCGGCCGTCTCATACTCGAGCACGTCCCCGAGCGGTTCGCCTCCGCTCTGCTCGGCGTAGAGGTCCATGGCGTCGGGGTCTCCCATTACGGTGATCCTCACCGGGCCCGCCGTCTCCGGCACAACGCTCAGCATCACAGGCACCCGGTCGCCGCCGACGCCGAGGAGCACGCCCGGGTGTTCCTCCCGTTCCTCGGGGAGGTCCCGGACCCTCAGGTCCACGTGGAGAGCCGCGACCCGGACGAGGTCCTGTGCCGTGCTGCAGCACTCGTCGTCGGCGCTGAGCGTGAGCGTTATGTCGCAGTAGCCGCCGGACACGGCCTCCAGCCAGACGTGGTCGGGCGCGGGTCGTCCTTCGGCGCCGGGGTCGCCGCCCCCCGTCCAGGTCAACGCCTCCGCCGTCAGTGGAGTGCCGCCGCTCTCGGTTGCGTAGAACCGCACCTCTGCGCCGCCCCGCAACTCGGCCGTCCACGCCGCCGTGCCGTTGCTCCCAAGGGGAGGGCACAGGACGATACTGAGTCGCCTGCGGGCGTCGCCGACAGCCAGCCCCGCTCCGGGGTCCTCCTCCATGTCGTCGGGCACTCCCTCCATGGCCAGATCGACGGCAAGGGATGGAGCGGAGGCCCGGCACTCGGCGTCGTCATCCGGGCACCGCGTCGGCCGGCCGCGCGCGTCTTCCGGGTACGTGGCCGTCACCCCGGCCACAGTCAACAACAGCATCACTCCAGCGGCCACGCCCGACGCCCGCCTTCCCATTGTGAGCCCCTCTTCCCATGAATCACGCACCCCATGCGCTACAAACACGATACACGACCGCATCCCATCCCGTCAATGGGTTGGTGTCCCTCATTTCGTTCTGTTGAACTCGTTTCGGTATCATGGCCGGGAATACACTTCCGGGAACCTGTCTATGGAGGGCGCGGAGGCATGAAGGGGATTGCAGCGTGGGTCGGGGCGGCGGCACTGGTGCTGTCTGCGGCGGGTGCGTTTGCACAGGAGGCGCCGGCGGGCACGGGGTCCGTTTCGGTGCTCGACAGCTACTCCGTCTGGCGGTTCACCTGCCAACTGGCGCCGCCCGTGCTGGAGAACGGTGAGACCGTCAGCTTCCAGTGGCGATGGCTGAACACGGAGACGCCGCCGGCCGCTGAGGGATGGGAGGCGACCGACTTCGACGACCAATTCTGGGCGCGCGGGACGGCGCTGCTGGTGCCGAAGACGGCGCTGGCGAAGCGGCTCTGCGTGCGCGGCAAGTTCACCGTGACCGATCCCGCCGCCGTGAGGGACCTGAAGCTGACGGTCGGCTACCGCGGCGGGCTCGTGGTCTACCTGAATGGCAAGGAAGTCGCGCGGGAGCACGTCGCGGCCGGCGAACCGCTGGCAGACGGGCCGGTTGGCGAGGAGCGCACGTTGACCGACCTGACGATCGCGGCCGACAGCCTGCAGACGGGCGCGAACGTCGTCGGGCTGGAGATCGTGCGGGCCTCTTACCCGGTTCAGGAGAGCGGCGAGGAGGTGCGGGAGTACACGCCGGCAGCCTGTGAACTCCAGCGCGTCGAACTCGTCGCGGCGACTGCCGACGGGCTTGTTCCGAACGCCGTCCGGCCGGACGGCTTCCAGGTGTGGAACGCCGACATCCTGGCCTCCGACTACGACCTCGACTTCGGCGACGCGGCCGAGGGTCTGCGGCCGGTCGTCATCACGGCCGCGCGGAACGGGCTGTTCGACGGCAAGGTCATCGTCGGCTCGACCCGGCCGATCGTGGGCCTCACGGCCACGCCGGGCGATCTGACGGGTCCCGGCGGCGCGATCCCGGCGTCGGCCGTGGATGTGCGCTACGGCATCCCGTGGGGCGAGCAGGCGCTGACGTCCGAGACCCACCTGACCGACGTCGCGCCGTACACCACCTTCCCGACGCTGCTGGATGGCCTGTCGGACGAGGCACCGGCGCGGGTCGATCCCGTCGTCTTCGAGCCGACGAAGGCGCGGGGCGAGGTGCTCTACGTCCGCACCGACCTCATCAACAAGAACCTGCTGGGCTCCAAGATCCCGGGGCATCTCCGGCTCCGGGGCGGGCGCGACTACCGCTTCTACTCCTACCCCACGCCGCCCGACGCCAAGCCGCCCGTGGGCGGCGCCGTGGTGCCCGTGTGGCTCAGCGTGCGCGTGCCGGCCGATGTCGGAGCGGGCACATATGCCGGCTCTGTGCGGATCGAGGCCGAAGGGGAGGCGCCCGTGGACGTGCCCGTCGAGGTGCGCGTCGCCGACTGGCGGCTGCCCGATCCCGACGACTACCGCACCTGGGTGGATATGATCCAGTGCCCCGACACCCTCGAACTGGAATACGGCGTCGAGCGGTGGTCGGATGAGCATTTCGACCTGATCGCGAAGTCATTCGAGCAGATGGGCCGCACCGGTTGCCGCATCGTCTACGTGCCCCTGATCGCCCACACGAACGTCGGCAACGAGGAATCGATGGTCCGGTGGGTGAAGAAGGAGGACGGCGGCTACGGCTACGACTTCTCGACCATGGAGCGTTACCTGGACGTCGCCGAGAAGCACATGGGCACGCCGAAGAAGATCATTTTCCTCATCTGGGACGTCTACATGACCCCGAAGGACGACGGCGCGATTGCCGGCGGGGCGGCGGTGCGCAAGAGGCTGACGAGGGAGAACCTGGACAAGAAGGGCGGCAACTACGGGCTCGGCCCCAAGGTGACCGTGCTCGATCCCGCGACGGGCACGACCGAGAACGTGACTCTGCCCACGCTCTTCGAGACCGAAGCCAGCACGCCGCTCTGGAAGCCGCTCTTCGACGAACTCCATTCCCGCCTCCGGACGCGCGGGCTGGATGAGGCGATGACGTTCGGCATCCTCTACGACACGTGGGCGACGAAGGACGAGATGGCGTTCCTCAAGGACGTGGCCGGCGACGTGCCCTGGGCCATCCAGTCGCACGAGGGGTTCGTCACAAGCTGGCATGACATGGACAAGCCGGAGCGCAGGCGGATGTACGATATCGCGCGGATCGGCTACCAGGCGCGAGTCTGGTCCGTGACGTTCTCCGACGACGGCGCCGACCGGGGCAAGGGCTACAGGGGCGGGATCGAGAGCCACCGCGGCTGGGCACGCGCGGACCTGGTGGCGCTCTTCGACCGGTTCTCGCGGGAGCGGCATCCGTGTACGCGATGGTTCCGCATGATGGAGGCGGCGATCACGGGCTCGCAGTGCGGGCTGGGGCGCCTGGGCGCCGACTACTGGCTCGTCGTGAAGGACAAGCATGGGCGGCGCACGGCCCGCAGCTACCAGCGCTACCCCGAAAGCGACTGGCGAAACCTGTTCATCGCCGACTCCATGCTGGCCCCCGGGCCGAACGGGCCGGTCTCGACCAACCGCCTGGAGGCGCTCCGCGAAGGCGTGCAAGACGCCGAGGCGTACATAGTGGTCGAGGAAGCCGTGACGGACGAGGCGCTCAAGGCGAAGCTGGGCGAGGACCTGGCCGGCCGCTGCGAAGAATATCTGGCCGCGCGCCACATGATGCTCTGGCTGAGCCTCAGCAACCTGCAGCTCCACGGCCGCGACGAGAAGCGGCCGGGCATCAGCGCAAAAGGCTGGCGGGCCGCCCCGAACGCCACCGGCCACCAGTGGTTCCTCGGCTCCGGCTGGCAGGCCCAGCGCGTCCGGCTCTACGAACTCGCGGGCGAAGTGCAGCGCAAGCTTGCTGAGGAG is a genomic window of Candidatus Brocadiaceae bacterium containing:
- a CDS encoding DUF4091 domain-containing protein — translated: MKGIAAWVGAAALVLSAAGAFAQEAPAGTGSVSVLDSYSVWRFTCQLAPPVLENGETVSFQWRWLNTETPPAAEGWEATDFDDQFWARGTALLVPKTALAKRLCVRGKFTVTDPAAVRDLKLTVGYRGGLVVYLNGKEVAREHVAAGEPLADGPVGEERTLTDLTIAADSLQTGANVVGLEIVRASYPVQESGEEVREYTPAACELQRVELVAATADGLVPNAVRPDGFQVWNADILASDYDLDFGDAAEGLRPVVITAARNGLFDGKVIVGSTRPIVGLTATPGDLTGPGGAIPASAVDVRYGIPWGEQALTSETHLTDVAPYTTFPTLLDGLSDEAPARVDPVVFEPTKARGEVLYVRTDLINKNLLGSKIPGHLRLRGGRDYRFYSYPTPPDAKPPVGGAVVPVWLSVRVPADVGAGTYAGSVRIEAEGEAPVDVPVEVRVADWRLPDPDDYRTWVDMIQCPDTLELEYGVERWSDEHFDLIAKSFEQMGRTGCRIVYVPLIAHTNVGNEESMVRWVKKEDGGYGYDFSTMERYLDVAEKHMGTPKKIIFLIWDVYMTPKDDGAIAGGAAVRKRLTRENLDKKGGNYGLGPKVTVLDPATGTTENVTLPTLFETEASTPLWKPLFDELHSRLRTRGLDEAMTFGILYDTWATKDEMAFLKDVAGDVPWAIQSHEGFVTSWHDMDKPERRRMYDIARIGYQARVWSVTFSDDGADRGKGYRGGIESHRGWARADLVALFDRFSRERHPCTRWFRMMEAAITGSQCGLGRLGADYWLVVKDKHGRRTARSYQRYPESDWRNLFIADSMLAPGPNGPVSTNRLEALREGVQDAEAYIVVEEAVTDEALKAKLGEDLAGRCEEYLAARHMMLWLSLSNLQLHGRDEKRPGISAKGWRAAPNATGHQWFLGSGWQAQRVRLYELAGEVQRKLAEE